In a single window of the Daphnia carinata strain CSIRO-1 chromosome 4, CSIRO_AGI_Dcar_HiC_V3, whole genome shotgun sequence genome:
- the LOC130692746 gene encoding LOW QUALITY PROTEIN: uncharacterized protein LOC130692746 (The sequence of the model RefSeq protein was modified relative to this genomic sequence to represent the inferred CDS: inserted 1 base in 1 codon): MKQKVASKKGIQLTVAILALAWVSSFNLATAASIENTDGISTTNSSLVRAAAINPTAEDSSFGRSAAAFSSELSEGSSQSSSVAQEAGSSWTKLQISPLALGSMPYGAFRINIYEHSANLLASTPESRKRYYYAPIALLDHISVFSWFNNVTGVPELRFRVQLWQDEIEKKITTYTTKLLQRTILQEQVEVIPFNKVILVTTSPSKAYWPSNDWIPYQFHQSIEFQLTCNEXDQCHQLAINMRVNPYQFSHFKLLFSLDSQTTQRRETVIRVESILSGEMMSTLHQRYPGKPDALLTAQDEKRLLTESATNVIVDSFDDSEVITSTSETQIYSMLKDMLISARTTIKDQGDEMWESVFWNEDNYRPDKATKTWNEIYNKLDTETQRRLREEFSDSNSFSLSTEVRVPLVKVGASVSAAWSKSGLTESEAMDKFYQETKNSVQWEGEQFKPKQMDLSRVNLNALRDSQNYQDRSVRVSYSMAVLSIGINFAEYSDVQSNNIIFQLQKQMDDLKVSLDVTLTSLKTSQAASDSRITTNENRLTFLETKKPGVYFSVYRNSSFNIQNAVIPFHAARLNIGNGMNIRTGIFTAPEAGIYAFHFNGFKHKLSDGLLTNQNGAVFIGFYLNEQHMGRAEGGLSTEMGTIAYSTILELKAGDQVKLMLHYGILHDSGMYHTRFSGALLKEN, encoded by the exons ATGAAGCAGAAAGTTGCAAGCAAAAAAGGTATTCAGTTAACTGTTGCAATTTTAGCTCTCGCATGGGTTTCAAGCTTCAACTTGGCCACGGCGGCTTCAATCGAAAACACTGATGGCATATCGACCACCAATTCGTCATTAGTACGAGCAGCTGCGATTAATCCCACGGCCGAAGACAGTAGCTTTGGTAGAAGTGCGGCTGCCTTCAGTAGCGAATTGAGCGAAGGTTCTTCACAATCATCCAGCGTCGCACAAGAAGCAGGATCCTCCTGGACAAAGCTTCAAATATCGCCACTTGCTCTAGGATCAATGCCGTACGGTGCGTTCAGAATTAACATTTACGAGCACTCGGCCAATCTACTGGCCAGCACTCCCGAGTCACGCAAACGATACTACTACGCACCGATTGCTCTCTTGGACCACATCAGCGTCTTCAGTTGGTTTAACAACGTTACTGGAGTGCCTGAATTGCGATTCCGCGTACAGCTCTGGCAAGACGAAATCGAGAAGAAAATTACAACTTACACCACCAAACTGTTGCAAAGAACGATTTTACAGGAGCAGGTCGAGGTGATCCCATTCAACAAGGTGATCCTCGTCACAACGTCTCCGTCAAAAGCTTACTGGCCGTCGAACGACTGGATTCCGTATCAATTCCACCAGTCGATCGAGTTCCAACTAACCTGCAACG ATGATCAATGTCACCAACTCGCGATCAATATGCGCGTAAATCCCTATCAGTTCTCTCACTTCAAATTGCTTTTTAGTTTGGACTCGCAGACGACGCAGAGGCGCGAGACTGTCATCCGCGTGGAAAGCATTTTGTCTGGCGAAATGATGAGCACACTACATCAACGATACCCAGGCAAGCCCGACGCTCTTTTAACAGCTCAGGACGAGAAGCGATTGTTGACCGAATCGGCCACCAACGTCATTGTCGATTCTTTCGACGATTCCGAGGTCATCACGTCCACGTCCGAAACGCAGATCTATAGCATGTTGAAAGACATGCTCATCAGCGCACGAACAACGATCAAAGATCAGGGAGACGAAATGTGGGAGTCAGTATTCTGGAACGAAGACAACTACAGGCCTGACAAAGCAACCAAAACATGGAACGAGATATACAACAAACTGGACACGGAAACGCAACGTCGCCTAAGAGAGGAGTTCAGCGATTCAAACAGTTTCAGTCTTTCAACAGAAGTACGCGTACCACTAGTTAAGGTGGGCGCATCTGTGAGCGCAGCCTGGAGTAAGAGTGGCTTAACCGAAAGCGAAGCCATGGATAAATTCTACCAAGAAACCAAGAACTCCGTGCAATGGGAAGGTGAACAGTTCAAGCCGAAACAAATGGATTTGAGCCGAGTGAACCTGAATGCTTTGCGAGACTCGCAGAACTATCAAGACCGAAGTGTTCGCGTTAGTTACTCGATGGCCGTTTTGTCCATCGGAATCAATTTTGCCGAGTACAGTGACGTTCAGTCTAACAATATTATTTTCCAGCTCCAGAAACAAATGGACG aTTTGAAGGTATCTCTGGACGTTACTTTAACAA GTTTGAAAACTTCCCAGGCCGCTTCAGACTCAA GAATCACTACCAACGAAAACCGACTCACTTTTCTCGAGACGAAGAAACCTGGCGTTTACTTCAGCGTCTACAGAAATTCGTCCTTTAACATTCAAAACGCTGTAATTCCTTTCCATGCCGCTCGTCTTAACATCGGCAATGGAATGAATATTAGAACAGGAATTTTCACGGCCCCCGAAGCCGGCATTTACGCCTTCCATTTCAACGGGTTCAAACACAAACTATCCGATGGTTTACTTACTAACCAAAACGGCGCAGTTTTTATCGGTTTCTATTTGAACGAGCAGCACATGGGGAGAGCTGAAGGTGGACTTTCAACCGAAATGGGAACAATCGCCTACAGTACAATTTTAGAACTAAAAGCTGGTGACCAAGTCAAGTTGATGCTTCACTACGGAATCCTCCACGATTCTGGAATGTATCACACTCGGTTCTCAGGAGCATTGCTGAAAGAGAATTAA